In the Glycine max cultivar Williams 82 chromosome 19, Glycine_max_v4.0, whole genome shotgun sequence genome, tcaaattttttaatgccactttttttgtttggtgaaaaACTATTTCATGAGAATCTGCTAATACTATAGAACTAGTTGATTAGTTATAACTAGatgaaattgtaaaattatttgcaGTTCGACGGTGCATCAATCCTTTAGGTGAACTTCTACTAATGGTTTTAGTATATCATTGATGAATGATGTTTTGTCCGATAGTATTAGGGTGTTCCCCTTTCTATcacttttgataaaaataaataaatgaaatggaGATAATATACCCATAGTGGAgagtatcattttttttcttcccaaagtatagtgataaaaaaaaatggaaaaaaatgagGAGGATTTTTCTCTAAAATCCTGTAGAGTCTACACAGAAGTAAATCACAAGTGGTCCATATGATCAATGATGGAAATAACCTTCCCTCTGAAATCTCTAGccaaatttaaatatacaaCTTGAAAGGTTTGTTCCCATAACCACCATctttgttttctattatttttatttttaagttaccTCTTTTCTCTGTTGTACTTTAGGAAATGCTAAAGGGATATTAACTACCATGAATTACAGTGAAAGGAAGTCgatcaatataatataatctatCTGCTAGTGCTTTTTGTCAATTATTAACTAGTTATTTTTCCACGAAAGTGTGTGTGTTCGCACTCAGATTTACTTATGTTCACCCATACACAGCACACAAAAAAATCTTGAAATTGGTTTTGAATTGAACCCATCTAAGATCATATCTATAATctattgatgatgaagatgccatAATAGGTTTCTTTTAGGTCCCAAAATTGATATCTTTACGACTTTACCGACactgatatattttattttatactcctCAGCTTCACAATTTACATCCGGTCAACTCATTCTTATGATCCTTTAAATGGATGCTCAGAAGCCAAAAATGAACAATAAAATCATTGTCTTTTGACGGTTAGGGACAGCAAGTGTAAGGATCACAAATAATTGTCGAGCATTAATCCATTATCCATCCCATATATTAAAGCAGCCTATAAACAAGCTTAAACGCACCAATAATCGTGTCCCCGATCAAGTGTAACTTTCTCACCATTAGTAATGGTAGAATGAGAGTAAGGAATGGGAATCTTGACATAGGTAATAGACTAATAGTAGTACTACAGAGTACAGACCATGACCATCAAAGAAGTACAAGCTATACGTACGTATATGCAACCACAACAACAACCCACTTTGGGAAAGCGACAATCTTTTATCAGTCACAAGTACAATAGCCCTTCATTTTCTCGATTCTTCGTGCCTCTACACGTCTAATAATTTATACGAGAGAAATTGTTGGATTCCAAtgtgagaaatttttttattttaatgccaTATAATTTAGAACCACATAAGAAGAATACATATGTCCGTAGTCATTCAGGTGACGAAACTGACGATGTCATATAGATAgaattggaaaataaaatataaaaaaaaaaccttaagatCGAGTGATATCCAGagacttaaaaagaaaatgacaagtaCTTTGTAtgtaagtatttttattttgaataattttgtatagtaaatattaaatgcattttctatttataataattatacatttactttttcatttaaaattttctttgtagGTATAATAGGAAGATTTGTACGAAAATATAACAttgttcatttttctttatctagAATTCTAATTATTCTAGATGTCTTTAAGAAAGATAACGCAATTTAAACAATTTCTTCTTGATCATTTTGACTATAGATtgttatataaacaaaatatactaATGTGATCAATAAACGTGGTTATggacttttatttttctagttAGCTGATAGTATTAGATTAAAGGGGACAAAAACCCCAAGGCCGATTGAAGTCCTATTACATAACATTATTACATTACGACCCAAGATGACAAATGCAATGTCCCCAAAAACAAAGTGGTATGCAACAAGGCTATAAATATAtgactatttaaaatatattttgttaatagtGGTATGCAACAAATGCGAAGATACTCAAAAGAAAGAGTGGTAGTCAACATTCGAGTACGAGGCTCTCACGGGTTAGGTCAAGTTACGAATTTGATCACACttgaatataattaaagatGGGCCTTGGCTTTTTTTTGGCAGTTGCTATATCTACTCCCCTTTTCTATTTGTTTTCCGAAAAAATAACTCCCTTGTTTACTTAGAAAAGGAGAGTGGATAAACAAAGAAGGGGAGTGAATATAGCAatgatcttttctttttttcagagGTAGCCTGATTTGTTTTAAAAGTACATCCTTGGTCCAATTGATCGCCTTGCTTGGGCTACTGGGCTCACCTTGATGATATATGATCACTAAATATGAAAGCTGGGGGGAGTCAAACTGTTAATAAGAGCTTAAATCaagccaattttttttaagctgcaaaatttttttctctattgcATTGGTTTAAACTTGAAGTCTTGAACAGTTACCCATCAGAGCCGGCTAATGAAGGATTTGTGGAATTTACATGAAATTATAGGTTCAGactttgttgttattattatacaacacaaaaaaaagacTTGTCGAGCTTTGTTTCTTCTTGTCATTTTTGTAAGTTCACATAAGAAGGAGAATTATTGATAGAAGAAGCATATCATAGCTTTAGATGGCatcatttcttttataattgaaCAAGAAACAATAATCTTTACCTAACGAGAATATAAATATTCTCTTATATTATAAagagattaattttatttttattgttaaaattaaatattataaacattGAAGAGGAATTCACCTTATTGCAATATACTAATATCATATTAATAGAAAAGATGACATAATGAAGTGATTAAATCGTCAAGGGATCTAATTCTGATCGAATAGAGTGCATAAGTTATTGCAAGCATCCTGGCACGGTCTTTgattaccaataaaaaaaaataaagtgatgaAATCTTATTAGATGCATCTAAAGGTGTTTCacatttgttaatatataaattaaactctatAATAAACtcaaattactaaaatattacATGTAGGATGATATCacgtttgttgtttttttttaaacctgTTTCTAAAcctatcaaattaatattttttccttaattcGTAATTTAGCCCAagattatttttcctttaatcaacattatatttacaaatcataactaaattaaccttagatcaattaaaaaaaatttaaaaaaaattaagcctaaaaatttcaaatggttatatttcatattttattgataaagcaatatttcattaatcaaattgttattttattaaatattttacttatatttaaaattactagTTAACATGAGGTTAGTTTAAGTAAAATTGAGTTGCATTCTTTTATACAATGTCTCAAGTTcaaacattataaataaaaaaacataattgaaagGAAATCAATCAAGTTCTTTACACAAATTAGTTATTAGTAGAATTGATACATTGATGATACGTGTCCTTTTCGAGCAAGGGAAGCTCCAGAGAAATttaggaagaggaagagaacGTAGCAAGCTAAACTGAATTCattattttctgatttttttgaCAGCACCGTTACAATCCATCTACATAACCGTATACTACACTAAGAACAGAATGAAGTAGGAATGCTAACAATTGTCAAATGCTTTCTAGAACCTACTTGCTTATTTACTTGGGCCTAGGCCTAATATCTAACGGTGAACATATGAAAATATTGGGCTGGACTCATGACCACCACTCATGTGCATACCCAACAGTGGTCGTATGATACATGCTCTacgtcaattgaaaaaaaaaaaacactagtaTTATATGCAAAATATCTATCAATAAATGTGTTTATTTCATGAATATCTCAGGAACCTGAAATTCCAGACGattcctttctttatttttatttttataatattaaatttgacaTATAGCCTAAGCCGGTGAGAAAGACATATACCAAATGTAGGTTCATATCAACATAACAGAGTTTCTGCATAAtttaccttctttttttttctgtcctCCCCAAGATGGATCTTTCTTCGACCAAAAAAAGAGCAATGCCAATTGGAAACAACTAGAGCTTCGCATCAATCATGGTTAATAACAGGTTTATGACTCATTCggtacaaaaaaaagaagaaaataacttACGTGGTCGGTTTAGGTTGGTGAAGTAAAAAGCGTGCGGTCCGTAATCCACTGTCCAGTTTCCACCTAGTGAAGTCTAGAACAGAATCCCGAATAGTACGACGCTGTTTGTTCCACGAACCCGATTCAAATGCTCCTGTAGTTGTAGCTTCTATATAACGCTTCCTTTGAATGCGAATAAATTCCAACATCAAGTAGCGCAAATCGCCACATGGTAGTAAAGTTAGCGTAGCACGCAAGTAACTCCCTTCCGTAATTAACATAAACACAGAATCCAAGAGGTATTGCAACTGGAATTCCATGGCGACGAGTGGGTCAGAGACAAAGCAAGTGATGGTGATTGGAATCGACGACAGTGATTTCAGCACGTACGCTCTCCAATGGACTCTGGATCACTTGCTATCCCCTGCAAATGTTCCTAAGttcaagatttttcttgtttatgcCAAGCCTTCTGTTGCCTCTGCTGTCGGTTTTGTTGGCCCTGGTAACTAACCCTTCATTGTCGTTCTTGTTGTTCATGGTGTTGGTTTCGTAATTAACGATGATGTTTTGCTTGCAGGAGCCGCTGAGGTGTTACCTGTTGTTGAGGCCGATTTGAGAAAAACAGCTGCCAAAATCACTGAACGTGCTACAGAACTATGCAAGAAGAAATCCGTATGCTATTTAATTTGATCCGATCGGTTTCTATTTCCAAACTttaatttgcatgtttttcaACCTTGTTTATGCACATATTTGTACGCTGTTTGCTTGCATGCATGCCACTTGTTTGGATATAGTAGAAAAGGTTAACAACGGAGAGAAGTAGACAAAGAACATAATAATCCATTactatataattaatgtattttgttAGTATGTGTTCTTCGGATGTGTgttaaatgattataaaaaagaaaagcagtataaaacaaacaaaataaatgattaatacTAATTTCAAtccttaacaatttttttttcctgaaaggCTAATCCTTAACATATTACGTAATAATACGTatgtataaagaaaatatttttttgatactCCTATTCTACCTGCTCGCTTAATTGGTAGTTATCATCTTTAATTGTACAGTTTTGATAcgtttatgttaatttttttttttttaaaaaaaaacaccagaCTATAGTATAGTAGACATGCATgtacaaacaaatttttttttgagcAAAGACAATTGGGATCACCTCTTTTGATTTCTTATCTCATTTCTTGTTCCCccaattaaaaaatgacatgatagattttgtttttttttttaagagttattCCCTAATCGAGGTTTGATTTCCATGATAAATCTTGTTTATTTAAGAATTTGAAAGTAATTAACCCTTTCTTACCCGAATCCTTCTGTGATCTTCATGCTTCCCTTGGAATTTGGAAGGAAGTAAGGGGGAAAAAGTATGAAAATTCTTATTTCTCATATATTGCCTAATGCCTGTCGGGTTTATTTTGCGTTTATAAATTAATTCTGTGACTTGTGAGGCATATATACCATATCCTCTGGTTCTGGACCCACGCTAACAATCTTCGTTGTGCTCCACGTGGGACATGATTGGATCTCACTCTATGGTACCAACAAGATGTAGCAGTAGTAGTTCAGTACTATATATGCTGTTCCAATTTTAACTTAATGATGCATCATTCTCAGAGCTGCAGAGTGGTACCTCAAATACCTTTTGTCTTCGTTTAATGAAAGAAGCTAATATCATTGTCAGGATCCGTCACATCCTAGTTCCTAAGCCATGCCCAAGTTGCATCTCATggttcattaattttaattaatggcTTCAATAGTGCACCCATCCTTCTAGGAAAATGTGATTTGCCTTTTTAGTTTTCCAGTTTgagggaaaaaaacaaaaatacagaTAAGATATAATGTTGTATCaatttacttcattttttatgttgaagaacaacaaaattttatatattataatgcgTGGCCTGTGTATACCTGTGCAATTACTATCCGATGGCTAATTTAAACAGGTAAATGACGTAGCAGTGGAAGTGCTAGAAGGTGATCCTAGAAATGTTCTTTGCGAGGCAGTGGAAAAGCACCAAGCTTCAATGTTGGTTGTGGGTAGTCATGGTTATGGGACTTTAAAAAGGtacaaattcattaattttggtcctagtaattatttttatgttgctTTGTAATGATATAGGTCATATAAGagtatgacaatttttttttatgaaatttgtgAACGGGCTAAGATATAATTCCATGAATATAGTAAATTGTGTTCTAACATTCTCAAAAAAACCAACATCATGCAAACTAAATTTGCCAAGAACATGAGTAAGATATTAGTTATCACACCTTAAATCCATGGGAATTATTGGCCGCTCctttgttttattgtttgtttttttgctgCAGAAGCCAGATTGGCAGTTTTAGTCTTCGTAGTTAGCACATAGTATAGTTTTTGGGCTCATCTTTAACAGATATCTACAATCATTGTCACTTCAATTCATGGAAACTTTTTCACACGCTAGctattttagttgttttatgaAAGCCAGGTCTTCACTtcaaaatatcttaattcagCTTTGCTTTGACACTACCTTTATTTGCAGAGCGGTTTTAGGTAGTGTAAGTGACTATTGTGCTCATCATGCTCACTGCACTGTCATGATCGTGAAGAAACCAAAGCACAAACACTGATCTCAATCGTTGGCTCCGATTAAATAGCAGTGCACATAAATCTTTTCAGCAACAGGGAAAATAAATGTTCTTAAGAATTCATAATATTGTTTTCTGCATGCCTAGCTGACTTTGTGGTTTAAGgttcatttacttttttattttcaaagttacAACCCACAAATAATGTATGTAAGCACAATACTTTTTCCTTCACGGCCACTGGTGGTGCTTGGTTTATTTTGTTCAAGagcaatttatttaaataaatgtcaCTGTTGTGTGTGTATAACTCATGAAAGTTGTGAATTTGTCGCATTAAAttgacttgttttttttttttttcttctcatttctcgtatataaaatttatgaataggGTCGATTCAATCGACAATTGCCAATTGGTCATGTAGTTTAGTTTTTTATGGTAAAATGGTGGTAATGAGATTTTGAAGTTATTCAAATGTTCGAACCCTTCATTCCTAATGACTTAATTTATCATGCAGTATAATTCAGAAACTaatttcctctgattcagaactTCTAATTATAGCCTCaaagcttttttttattattataaaattaaggttAGAGTGGTGAGAGACGAAAGGGAAATCCCAACTAAATTGTATTCCCCGAAAGATCTCATACACACACAAactcaaaagaaaataagaaaaaagttaaaaatttggAGGACTATATCAAAACCCATAAGAAAACTAACGAACCTTAGAGTTAGATAAAAATTGTCTCTCTCTAAAAAATTCGTCCTTTAGATTTTATTAACGTTGTTGTAAATTTCTTGATGCAGTGAATATAGTATAGTTTTTATTATGAGATTTTCTgtcaagttaaaaaatttaatctccttttatgttataaatatttaattactctTCTGTTCcttgtatttattataattaaattattatgttatattatttttaaataaaattaatattcatctggtatttcaaataaagtttgatAGCATTCCAAATTTGAAACTAACATGGAAAATCTAATCAAATAGTGACCTTAAGAATCAGATAAATGAATTAACCACACTTgaatcaataaacaaaataagataactaCTCTTAATCTTAATGGCATAAGTTAAGAGATATCTTCAAAATATTCATGAATCTTGTTTATTGTTGAGCAAACAACTCCAAAGATACTCATGGGGATAAGAAATGATGATctacttgaataatttattgcTTATTAGCTTTGATCGATCACATTTACTACTGTCGATTAAatttgtaagaatttttttaggagtgaatttaagatatttaaatctaattatTAGAAATAGTGTGTCTTGTGCAACActagtttatttcttttttatccacAGTGAAATAGTGTGCCAAGAGAGATAGAAGGAAGTCAGAGACATAGGTGAAATGAGtaacagaaaaaaagaaaggggtCCATGAGTGATGAAGGACCAAAGGAGGAGTGAAGAGGAACAGCACATGACATGAAATTAAGATAAAGcagaaccacacaaggacaagcCAACAACCACCAGTGAATGTGATGCTTCGTCATCAGTCACCCTTCCCTACTTTTAATTCAACTTGTCCCTTCATGCCATCCCCCTCTAGCACTTCATTTCCTTATCTCGACAATCTCCATAAAACACGCAATCTCTTGTCCAAATATGAGCAACAAAAACACACAAACGCCTTTGATATCAAAACTCAGTTACTTTCACCcccatacaaaaaaataaaaatcattggcTCAAAGAGAATAATACACAACCATCTTTCAAGTCGGAATTGAGTGATTTCTATTTTTCACCTTtgccaaaaataaaacattttgatctTCTGTTTCATTCTTTTTGTTTCAATCATTATATTTTTCACTCATTTGAATTTTAGTCCTTACACTCAACGCACTAATTTTAGTCCATACATTTTCACtcggctgaaaaataaaaatgtcatgATAACTCGACGCCTGCCTAATATTTACGGGTTTTATTATATAGAGAGATAGATATGGAACATAACCCCGAGAGAAAAACTCGATTGATCAAAACGTAAATGGATTATAGAAGCATTTTATGGGAGATAAAAAAGTGATACAAAATTTGTTTAGACAAGGACCATGGTGGGCAGAAACAGAGACTCAATTAAATATAAGGATTTCGCCTACACGTTCGAACGAGTTTATTATCccaaatttatttgtaaaaaaaacttacGGACTCTTATTGTtattcaaatcaaatccaaCTAGTAAAGTTTTCGGGTCTTTTAATAAAGTGTGAAATTATACACACACAATGTAGAGGGGGACCGGGACTCATCAAGggagagaaataaataaatctttaaccatttcatataaataaacataactaacttcacaatttaattttaacccTCAAAAAATACTTCTCTAACTTCTCTATATCATACATTCATCTCACATTTGTAAATTCAAACCATTCAATCATACATAAAAGGTCaatatttaaaactaatcaaTCATAGCATGTTATCATCTAAGTAActtaaaccaatttttttttagtaactaTATTATTGATTCAAAGTATCTATTGATTTTACCGATGATTAATCCCTATCGGAAAACTTAGCTTATCACTTTTAGTGAGATTCACCCATCCTTCCAATCACTGATTTTTCATCCACAAAACTCGAATTTGAGACCTTTACTTAAATAGACCGAGTCCAATACCACTTGAACCAACAACTACTTTGAAAACCAAATTATACTTATAAATATAAGACAATATCAAATAAACTGGCATAATTAACCAAATAGCACATGTTTTTGACATTTAACAGTCTATTACAGAAATCTAGGGTCCTTCAAATCCTCAATATTAAAACTAAGACGCCAATAGGTCAGAAGTCTCAAGTTCAATTAAAAAGAAGATCAAATATAAAACCCAAATGCCTTTTTTGGCTAATGTCAATTTTACTAGAAAAACTTGGTAGCACTCACCATCATCCACAACTTCTTCAATTGCAACAATCAGAGCTTACCTGCCAGACAAAGGCCCAATTAAATCAAAACAAGTTTGAGTATAAATCCAACacccaaacaaaatttaaattgactAAGCCAAAGAAcgcaaaggtaaaatcatccaGAAAAATATCAGCAATTTAAGATAGAGACCGAGACAAACTCTTGCTCCTGCTCCTGCTCCTACTTGGACTCCTGCTAGCACTGCGTTTTTTGGGGCTTTTATTACGCTGGCAAAGAACACAATTAATTGGGGAAGGCATAAGATTGACCCAGTGTACCAAAACTGTACAGAAAAACTTCAAAATATGCTTTCTAACGCACTATACAATACCCACCCTCCACAGTAATACCAAAATTTCTTTGAAGCCACAAGAATTCACCATGTTAAAAAGCCCACATGTTTTGCCATTATACATGGCTTAAAAGAGTAAAAAACCAAGCAACACATTCTATTATGCAAATCACATCATCTGACTCAGTCAAGACAAGACATTCAATATAATAATGTTCAATCGATGTTGAGAAAATTCACTCACCGGAGGCAATGGAGACCTGGACCTGGACCGTGATCTGCAAAAGTTCCACAAACAACAGAATTTAAAATCCACAAGTTCCCTTATCAAATTGATCCGACAGCCTTGATGCCTCTCCCATGTCACAGTTAACATATCCAAGGAGGTAAAAACAAgcatcataaaatataaaacagacTAACAaagagaagacaaaaaaaatagacattgaTGGAAAAGTAATGAAAATAGACCATCTCAGTGTGACATTAAGGCACCAATTATCGGGAGAAAAGAAATCTTCCCTACAGCACCACAAAATCCAGAGAATCCAGATAGTGCATCCTATTGGCTTGGCAAATCCAGATAGTCCCTATTGCTCATTGGTGGTGATTTTCAAATCCAATTGCCTTTATACACAATCCAGCTCTAAAATGGCAATCCATGATCTCCTTGGTTCCCAATCTAGCACCCATGGACATTTACATGCTAAAAGTATTAGAACAGATGTACTGTGAAGGTATCCAAAGTCGCCCattctaaaaaatatcataCCTCCACAACAAAATGAGTTGCAGACAATTGAACCAAATCCCACCAAGATCCTAATTTCCAATTTCCAGTATGCTGCAAGTTTCCatatctaagaaaaaaaaacataggaatcttcacaaaaacaaaaaggaaactgAGAGAACACTCCGACACCGAGGCAAGTTTCACTAAGTTTCGCACGAACAAAGAAAGACAGGGAAAAATTGACAGGGAGGGAATGTGAAGAGAGCAACAGTTTTGTGTCTGGAAAATTATTGAATCTGAAGTTCATagagaaaaaatgataaataataatttgtttacaGGCAAGGTTCTGATGACTTTCAATTTCAACGAAAGAAGGGtgtaaatgaaacaagttccaGCCTTTGATGCCTTTCAACACAAACAACAGACTGTTAAACAAATGACCTCAGCCAGACAAATCAAATGAAATTAAGTTTGTTCATGCTAAAAGTTTGCTATAGGATATGTTTTAACTTAATAAATTCATGATTGAATCTCTTATTTACTCCTATTCTATTAATTATCATCACTCATAATTCCCTAAGTTAGCCACGTGCAATCTATTAAAATGCCTCTTCAAGTGGGCCCTTTTCATCCCTGCAAATACTGAAGAGGCTAAGAAACTCTAAATAGATCAGTAAAGGGATCAAGTAGCTCAACCATACGAAATAattttaccaataaaaaaatactttgaaagATAAGTAACCAGACAAATAGTACTagacaaaaaaaactaaacacatTCAAAACATTTCATACCCTGATAACGAACGGGACCTTGACCTTGAGCGAGAACGAGAGGGAGATCTTGATGGAGATTTAGCAGGTGAACGCTGTGAAGACTTTCCTTTTGGAGATTTAGCAGGTGAACGCTGTGAAGACTTTCCTTTTGGAGATTTGCTGCATAAATACAAGAAattgattgagaaaaaaatcaaCAGTTTAACAATGAATCTTAATATAaggaatgatttttaatttaaaatacatattgCAAAGACCTTTGGCTCCGGTCCCGACTGTAACTATGGCTACGGCTACGACTGCGGCTATAGCTCCTTCCTCTAGAATGAGATGGGCCATGACTAGGACTTCTAGAAGAATCCCGCCTTGAATCATATTCCCTCACCTAAATGgagataaagagaaaaatatcagtATAAGTAACATGcactacaaaataaataaatcaaaatatcaaattcaTGACATACCCGAACATATCCCTTGGAAAATGCATTCCGGAACTCAGAGTCATCAAGCTTCTTAATCTGCAGCAAAGCAAAATACCAGAATTGAAAGTTATTTAGGTATTTATTAGAGATGACATTGTGCAAAGCttcctttaaaataaataaatagtccATAGATGTAAATAAGTAACTCACAGCATATTTCATATCATCATAATTTGTGTAATCCACAATACCGGTAGTACCTGCAAGCCAATAATTATACATCAAAGAATCCAGCAGACAATATAAACTaaaatctaacaaaaaaaaaactcagacTCTTTGTAAATACTCAAATGCCATCTCTCAAAAAAAGAATCGAGACAAGAGAAGAAAGGACTAAGGAGGCAGAAAAATAGAGCAGTTTAAAAACTGATAAACTACCAATACATTCAAGCAATAGAGTATTATTAAGAACCAGAAACTTCATCCAAATATTCTGTACCCCTTCCATCATGAAAAACTTGAGAAAAGCAAACATCCCCTGCCTTGCGCATGTGATCCTGCATTTAAAGAAAATCAGTGTTTTGAGACAATTTATCCATAAACTCCCTAAAAATAATCTGAAAGAACTGAAATGAAGACAACTCTGTTTAACAACTCACCTTAAGATCCTGCCAGGATGCCGAAGAGGGCAATCCAGTGACTAGAACTGCAAAAGGATATACGAAAAATTTAGGAGCACACCCAAATAgtcctaataaaattaataactattcCAAATATCTACACACCACGATATTCAGAGCGCCTAGATACCCCACGTCCACCTCG is a window encoding:
- the LOC100796900 gene encoding Serine/arginine-rich-splicing factor SR34-like, which produces MSRRSSRTVYVGNLPGDIREREVEDLFLKYGHITHIDLKVPPRPPGYAFVEFEDAQDAEDAIRGRDGYDFDGHRLRVEPAHGGRGHSSSKDRHNSHSNGRGGRGVSRRSEYRVLVTGLPSSASWQDLKDHMRKAGDVCFSQVFHDGRGTTGIVDYTNYDDMKYAIKKLDDSEFRNAFSKGYVRVREYDSRRDSSRSPSHGPSHSRGRSYSRSRSRSHSYSRDRSQSKSPKGKSSQRSPAKSPKGKSSQRSPAKSPSRSPSRSRSRSRSRSLSGSRSRSRSPLPPRNKSPKKRSASRSPSRSRSRSKSLSR
- the LOC100796900 gene encoding serine/arginine-rich-splicing factor SR34-like isoform X1: MSRRSSRTVYVGNLPGDIREREVEDLFLKYGHITHIDLKVPPRPPGYAFVEFEDAQDAEDAIRGRDGYDFDGHRLRVEPAHGGRGHSSSKDRHNSHSNGRGGRGVSRRSEYRVLVTGLPSSASWQDLKDHMRKAGDVCFSQVFHDGRGTTGIVDYTNYDDMKYAIKKLDDSEFRNAFSKGYVRVREYDSRRDSSRSPSHGPSHSRGRSYSRSRSRSHSYSRDRSQSKSPKGKSSQRSPAKSPKGKSSQRSPAKSPSRSPSRSRSRSRSRSLSGSRSRSRSPLPPRNKSPKKRSASRSPSRSRSRSKSKL
- the LOC100306046 gene encoding uncharacterized protein LOC100306046 encodes the protein MATSGSETKQVMVIGIDDSDFSTYALQWTLDHLLSPANVPKFKIFLVYAKPSVASAVGFVGPGAAEVLPVVEADLRKTAAKITERATELCKKKSVNDVAVEVLEGDPRNVLCEAVEKHQASMLVVGSHGYGTLKRAVLGSVSDYCAHHAHCTVMIVKKPKHKH